A genomic stretch from Kribbella jejuensis includes:
- a CDS encoding LacI family DNA-binding transcriptional regulator, whose amino-acid sequence MAEPPRGRARRRDPEAARTIRDVADRAGVSTATVSRVVNGNYPVAASTRAAVERAMRELGYVANAHARALAGSTTRVVGIVVNEIVDPFFAYIARGVQSEATASGRLCLVCSTQGDEAAELRFVDLLLEQRADAVILVGGAVEDQDYFATIGQRAKQLAKNGSSLVLCGRPGLESGVPAYAVDYDNTGGAAAITDHLLSVGHTKILYLGGPTMLSTTTARVRGFRQAYAARKLEHDPALVRTGAFGRQWGYDQTLRALDEGPEFTAIFAANDIVAAGAYTALRERGLSIPGDISVVGYDDVPVAVELQPALTTVRVPLEELGRAAVRAGVSGQEPNADPFAHQQQVTTLGTVVVVRDSVAPPGRR is encoded by the coding sequence ATGGCGGAACCGCCCCGGGGGCGGGCGCGCCGGCGTGACCCCGAGGCGGCGCGGACCATCCGGGACGTGGCCGATCGCGCGGGGGTCTCCACCGCGACCGTCTCCCGTGTTGTCAACGGCAACTATCCGGTCGCGGCCTCGACCCGGGCAGCGGTCGAGCGCGCGATGCGCGAGCTCGGGTACGTCGCGAACGCGCACGCCCGTGCACTGGCCGGCTCCACCACCCGCGTGGTCGGCATCGTGGTGAACGAGATCGTCGACCCGTTCTTCGCCTACATCGCCCGCGGTGTGCAGTCCGAAGCGACCGCCTCCGGCCGGCTGTGCCTGGTCTGTTCGACGCAGGGCGACGAGGCGGCCGAGCTGCGGTTCGTCGACCTGCTGCTCGAACAGCGCGCGGACGCGGTGATCCTGGTCGGCGGCGCGGTCGAGGACCAGGACTACTTCGCCACCATCGGGCAGCGCGCGAAGCAGCTCGCGAAGAACGGTTCCAGCCTGGTTCTCTGCGGGCGGCCCGGCCTGGAGTCCGGTGTACCGGCGTACGCCGTCGACTACGACAACACCGGCGGGGCCGCCGCGATCACGGACCACCTGCTCAGCGTCGGCCACACAAAGATCCTGTACCTCGGCGGCCCGACGATGCTGTCCACCACGACCGCCCGGGTCCGCGGCTTCCGTCAGGCATACGCGGCCCGCAAACTCGAGCACGATCCAGCGCTGGTCCGTACCGGTGCGTTCGGCCGCCAGTGGGGGTACGACCAGACGCTGCGCGCGCTCGACGAAGGCCCCGAGTTCACGGCGATCTTCGCCGCCAACGACATCGTCGCGGCCGGCGCCTACACGGCGCTGCGCGAACGCGGCCTCAGCATCCCGGGCGACATCTCGGTCGTCGGGTACGACGACGTACCGGTCGCGGTCGAGCTGCAGCCGGCACTGACCACCGTCCGGGTACCGCTGGAGGAGCTCGGGCGAGCCGCCGTCCGCGCCGGGGTCTCCGGCCAGGAACCGAACGCGGATCCGTTCGCGCACCAGCAACAGGTGACGACGCTCGGCACCGTCGTGGTGGTCCGGGACTCGGTCGCGCCACCCGGCCGGCGCTGA
- a CDS encoding extracellular solute-binding protein, translated as MRPSARYRPVAGLLAAAGILLVAACGGGSGTTDTAGRSADGPKIELTVATFNEFGYADLYAEYEAQHPNITIVEQRAKTVDDHVKNLDANLARGTGLADIEAMEVSWIYKYLAKADKFVDLRQYGADDLKDRWLDWKLDGATTPDGKIIGYGTDIGPEAICYRRDLFAKAGLPTDRAEVAKLFQDWPSYFATGRKFKQRVPGSAWYDSAVLTWEAMRNQLIQAYYSNQDLFLADQNPRLKRTWDQVVAGSKDGLSAGLPAWSDAWNASFRTDKFATMACPGWLLGVIQDNAGSYGKNKWDVADVFPGGGGNWGGSYLTVPAQSPYPEEAAKLAAWLTAPEQQVKVFKKIGSFPSTLDAYDDPQVKSQVNPYFNNAPVGQIFVNRARSVILKQHKGPRDGEINQIFSAALARVDAGKQAPDAAWKQALAEAYKVANTRVGS; from the coding sequence ATGCGGCCCAGTGCCCGCTATCGCCCCGTAGCCGGCCTGCTCGCCGCTGCCGGGATCCTGTTGGTCGCCGCCTGCGGTGGCGGTTCCGGTACGACGGACACCGCCGGCAGGTCCGCCGACGGCCCGAAGATCGAGCTGACCGTCGCCACCTTCAACGAGTTCGGGTACGCCGACCTCTACGCCGAGTACGAGGCGCAGCACCCGAACATCACGATCGTCGAGCAGCGCGCGAAGACCGTCGACGACCACGTGAAGAACCTGGACGCGAACCTGGCCCGCGGTACCGGCCTGGCCGACATCGAGGCGATGGAGGTCAGCTGGATCTACAAGTACCTGGCCAAGGCGGACAAGTTCGTCGACCTGCGTCAGTACGGCGCGGACGACCTGAAGGACCGCTGGCTGGACTGGAAGCTCGACGGCGCGACCACACCGGACGGGAAGATCATCGGCTACGGCACCGACATCGGGCCGGAGGCGATCTGCTACCGCCGCGACCTGTTCGCGAAGGCCGGCCTGCCGACCGACCGCGCCGAGGTGGCGAAGCTGTTCCAGGACTGGCCGTCGTACTTCGCGACCGGCCGGAAGTTCAAGCAGCGGGTCCCGGGTTCGGCCTGGTACGACTCCGCGGTGCTGACCTGGGAGGCGATGCGGAACCAGCTGATCCAGGCGTACTACTCGAACCAGGACCTGTTCCTCGCCGACCAGAACCCGCGGCTCAAGCGCACCTGGGACCAGGTCGTGGCCGGCAGCAAGGACGGGCTGTCCGCCGGTCTGCCCGCCTGGAGCGACGCCTGGAACGCATCGTTCCGGACCGACAAGTTCGCGACGATGGCCTGCCCGGGCTGGCTGCTCGGCGTGATCCAGGACAACGCGGGCAGCTACGGCAAGAACAAGTGGGATGTCGCGGACGTGTTCCCCGGCGGCGGTGGCAACTGGGGCGGCTCGTACCTGACCGTCCCGGCGCAGTCGCCGTACCCGGAGGAGGCGGCGAAGCTGGCGGCCTGGCTGACCGCGCCGGAGCAGCAGGTGAAGGTGTTCAAGAAGATCGGCTCGTTCCCGTCCACGCTGGACGCGTACGACGACCCGCAGGTGAAGTCGCAGGTGAACCCGTACTTCAACAACGCACCGGTCGGGCAGATCTTCGTGAACCGCGCGCGCAGTGTGATCCTCAAGCAGCACAAGGGCCCGCGGGACGGCGAGATCAACCAGATCTTCAGCGCCGCACTGGCGCGGGTCGACGCCGGCAAACAGGCCCCGGACGCGGCCTGGAAACAGGCGCTGGCCGAGGCGTACAAGGTCGCGAACACCCGCGTCGGAAGCTGA
- a CDS encoding LacI family DNA-binding transcriptional regulator, with translation MNGSGSPTLEEVAALAGVSRATVSRVVNGSPKVLPDTVAAVEQAILQLGYVPNRAARALVTRRTDSVAIVVPEPDSRVFSDPFFARMLSGVSRTLAPTPSQLVLLLEPAEADDQRLLRYLRGGHVDGAIIISHHGRDNILQELAQLPLPIVFSARPLGVDVPVASVDVDNVAGARTGVQHLLSIGRRKIATIAGPLDMTAGIDRLTGYQEVMKEAGLPAMVAYGDFTPDGGEQAALRLLDDHPDLDGLFVASDLMATAALRVLSQSGRRVPADVAVVGFDDSVLATTTTPKLTTVRQPVEQLGSRLAEILLAKIAGEEHTTAEIYDTELVIRDSA, from the coding sequence ATGAACGGGTCTGGTTCTCCGACTCTGGAAGAGGTCGCGGCACTCGCCGGGGTGTCACGGGCGACCGTCTCGCGGGTGGTGAACGGCTCGCCGAAGGTGCTGCCGGACACGGTTGCCGCGGTCGAGCAGGCGATCTTGCAGCTGGGGTACGTACCGAACCGGGCGGCCCGCGCGCTGGTCACCCGGCGGACCGACTCGGTCGCGATCGTCGTACCGGAACCCGACAGCCGGGTGTTCTCCGACCCGTTCTTCGCCCGGATGCTCAGCGGGGTCAGCCGGACGCTCGCGCCGACGCCATCGCAGCTGGTGCTGCTGCTCGAACCGGCCGAGGCCGACGACCAGCGCCTGCTGCGGTACCTGCGCGGCGGGCATGTGGACGGCGCGATCATCATCAGCCACCACGGGCGGGACAACATCCTGCAGGAGCTGGCGCAGCTGCCGCTGCCGATCGTGTTCAGTGCGCGGCCGCTCGGCGTCGACGTACCGGTGGCCAGTGTCGACGTCGACAACGTGGCCGGCGCGCGGACCGGCGTCCAGCATCTGCTCTCGATCGGCCGGAGGAAGATCGCGACGATCGCCGGACCGCTCGACATGACCGCCGGAATCGACCGGCTGACCGGCTACCAGGAAGTGATGAAGGAGGCCGGGCTGCCCGCGATGGTCGCGTACGGCGACTTCACCCCGGACGGTGGTGAGCAGGCGGCGCTGCGGTTGCTGGACGACCACCCGGACCTGGACGGCCTGTTCGTCGCATCGGACCTGATGGCGACCGCCGCCCTCCGCGTGCTCTCCCAGAGCGGCCGCCGAGTTCCGGCGGACGTCGCGGTCGTCGGCTTCGACGACTCGGTCCTCGCGACCACGACCACTCCGAAACTGACCACGGTTCGCCAGCCCGTCGAGCAACTGGGCTCCCGGTTGGCCGAGATCCTGCTCGCGAAGATCGCCGGCGAGGAGCACACCACCGCGGAGATCTACGACACCGAACTCGTCATCCGCGACAGCGCCTAG
- a CDS encoding trimeric intracellular cation channel family protein yields MSTASATFLVLDLTGTFAFALNGALTALRVTRVDIVGVVTLGMLTALGGGIVRDILLGALPPATFNDWRYLTVAAAGALVAFGFGRRLDRLATPVLLLDAAGLSLFAVSGALKGLQFGVGFGQAIILGTITAVGGGTLRDVLIREIPSVLTSGLYAIPALLGSLVVVSADRFGAVGLPAALVAAAFCFVVRMLGVRYDLNAPEPPDTKRRT; encoded by the coding sequence GTGAGCACTGCTTCGGCCACCTTTCTGGTTCTGGACCTGACCGGCACCTTCGCGTTCGCCCTGAACGGCGCGCTGACCGCACTGCGGGTCACCCGGGTCGATATCGTCGGTGTGGTCACGCTCGGGATGCTCACCGCACTAGGTGGTGGAATCGTGCGCGACATCCTGCTGGGGGCGCTGCCGCCGGCGACGTTCAACGACTGGCGGTACCTGACGGTCGCGGCCGCCGGTGCCCTCGTCGCGTTCGGGTTCGGCCGCCGCCTCGATCGACTCGCCACGCCGGTCCTGCTGCTGGATGCTGCGGGGCTGAGCCTGTTCGCGGTCAGCGGCGCGCTCAAGGGTCTCCAATTCGGGGTCGGCTTCGGCCAAGCGATCATCCTGGGCACGATCACCGCCGTTGGCGGTGGAACGCTGCGAGACGTTCTCATCCGCGAGATCCCGTCGGTACTCACCAGCGGCCTGTACGCCATCCCCGCGTTGCTGGGCTCACTCGTGGTCGTCTCTGCCGACCGGTTCGGAGCGGTGGGTCTCCCCGCCGCGCTCGTCGCGGCGGCCTTCTGCTTCGTCGTTCGAATGCTCGGAGTGCGCTACGACCTCAACGCACCGGAGCCTCCGGATACCAAGCGCAGAACATGA
- a CDS encoding amidohydrolase: MPDTAPTAVLDSLASVRAWQEDFYRDLHAHPELSHQEWRTGSSVAARLREAGCEVQDKVGGTGVVGILRNGDGRCVLLRADMDALPVLEATGLPYASRQVTDDGVPLMHACGHDVHITCLLGAVTLLAQARAQWSGTLVALFQPAEETADGARAMVEGGLASIVPHVDVAMAQHVLPFPSGLVKSRPGPTLSAADSMRITVHGRGAHGSMPQAAVDPVVLAASIVMRLQTVVSREVAPGDTAVLTVGSLQAGTKSNVIPDHAVLQLNVRTYDEHTRSTVLDAIERIVRAECEASGSPKEPEFELFDRYPLTDNDNDVTDRVAAAFEDYFGDRSGPLPQQSASEDFSDIPTALGAPYTYWGIGGIDADTYRAAEQAGRVAQDIPVNHSANFAPVVQPTLDTGTQALVVAALAGLAG, encoded by the coding sequence ATGCCCGACACCGCGCCGACCGCAGTTCTCGACAGCCTCGCGTCCGTCCGGGCGTGGCAGGAGGATTTCTATCGCGACCTGCACGCCCATCCCGAACTCTCACACCAGGAGTGGCGGACGGGGAGTAGTGTCGCCGCTCGACTGCGGGAGGCCGGCTGCGAGGTCCAGGACAAGGTCGGAGGCACAGGCGTCGTGGGGATTCTGCGCAACGGGGACGGCCGGTGCGTGCTGCTGCGTGCGGATATGGACGCGCTGCCGGTGCTCGAGGCGACGGGACTGCCATACGCGAGCAGGCAAGTTACGGACGACGGCGTCCCGCTCATGCACGCCTGCGGTCATGATGTGCACATAACCTGCCTGCTCGGTGCGGTCACTTTGCTGGCGCAGGCGCGGGCGCAATGGTCAGGCACCTTGGTCGCGCTGTTCCAGCCCGCTGAGGAGACTGCGGACGGTGCGAGGGCGATGGTCGAGGGCGGGCTGGCTTCGATCGTGCCCCACGTCGATGTGGCGATGGCTCAACACGTACTGCCGTTCCCGTCCGGCCTCGTCAAGAGCCGGCCAGGCCCGACGCTGTCCGCCGCCGACAGCATGCGGATCACCGTCCATGGGCGGGGCGCGCACGGCTCGATGCCACAGGCCGCCGTCGACCCCGTCGTACTGGCGGCCAGCATCGTGATGCGGCTGCAGACCGTGGTCTCCCGCGAGGTCGCGCCCGGCGACACCGCGGTCCTGACGGTGGGGAGCCTCCAGGCCGGGACGAAGAGCAACGTCATCCCCGACCACGCGGTGCTCCAACTCAACGTCCGCACCTACGACGAGCACACCCGCTCGACCGTCCTGGACGCGATCGAGCGGATCGTCCGCGCCGAATGCGAGGCGTCCGGGTCGCCGAAGGAACCCGAATTCGAGCTTTTCGACCGCTATCCCCTCACCGACAACGACAATGACGTCACCGACCGGGTCGCCGCCGCGTTCGAGGACTACTTCGGTGATCGCTCGGGCCCGCTCCCGCAGCAAAGTGCGAGCGAGGACTTCAGCGATATCCCGACCGCCCTCGGCGCGCCATACACCTATTGGGGAATCGGCGGCATCGACGCCGACACTTACCGGGCAGCCGAACAGGCCGGCCGCGTCGCGCAGGACATCCCGGTCAACCACTCGGCAAACTTCGCGCCCGTCGTCCAACCCACCCTCGACACCGGCACCCAGGCGCTCGTCGTCGCCGCCTTGGCAGGGCTCGCCGGCTAG
- a CDS encoding amidohydrolase, with protein MPNDALVKLSADLRDDLAGLYKDLHRNPELSLQEVRTARILAQCLRDAGADEVVEQVGGTGVVGVLRNGDGPVVMLRADFDALPVEEKTGLEYASTVRATDRDGHEMPVMHACGHDMHAACLAGAAHLLAQARDSWRGTVLVVFQPAEELAIGARGMVEDGLFDRFPKPRIVLGQHVGPLPAGFIGYGTGPVMAASDSVNIVLHGRGAHGSRPEAAIDPVLMAANVVTRLQGIVAREVPAAQPAVVTVGRLQAGTKENIIPETAELGVNIRTYSPQVRDLVRAAVERIARAESQASAAPSEPTIDWFASAPMLISDPDATRTTLAAIGDHFGPERILPIPVVNASEDVGVFGEVLGVPTVFWFWGGLDPAVAGPAFREGREDELPSNHSPFFAPLLEPTLSTGVEALTVAALTWLDDRPAAD; from the coding sequence GTGCCCAACGACGCGCTCGTCAAGCTCTCGGCCGACCTTCGCGACGATCTGGCGGGGTTGTACAAGGACCTGCACCGCAATCCCGAGTTGTCGCTGCAGGAGGTCCGGACCGCGCGGATCCTCGCGCAATGCCTGCGCGACGCGGGCGCGGACGAAGTCGTCGAGCAGGTCGGCGGCACGGGTGTCGTCGGCGTCCTCCGCAACGGCGACGGTCCCGTGGTGATGCTGCGGGCGGACTTCGACGCACTGCCGGTCGAGGAGAAGACCGGCCTGGAGTACGCCAGTACGGTCCGGGCCACCGACCGCGACGGGCACGAGATGCCGGTGATGCATGCCTGCGGCCACGACATGCACGCGGCCTGTCTCGCCGGCGCCGCCCACCTGCTGGCGCAGGCCCGCGACAGCTGGCGCGGGACGGTGCTCGTGGTCTTCCAGCCGGCCGAGGAGCTCGCGATCGGTGCCCGGGGCATGGTCGAGGACGGGCTCTTCGACCGCTTCCCGAAACCCCGGATCGTGCTGGGGCAGCACGTCGGACCGCTCCCGGCCGGTTTCATCGGCTACGGGACCGGACCGGTGATGGCGGCCTCCGACTCGGTCAACATCGTCCTGCACGGTCGCGGCGCGCACGGCTCGCGGCCCGAGGCAGCGATCGACCCGGTGCTGATGGCCGCGAACGTCGTCACCCGGCTGCAGGGCATCGTCGCCCGCGAGGTCCCGGCGGCGCAGCCCGCCGTCGTCACCGTCGGGCGGCTGCAGGCCGGCACCAAGGAGAACATCATCCCGGAGACCGCCGAGCTCGGTGTCAACATCCGCACCTACTCGCCGCAGGTCCGCGACCTCGTCCGCGCCGCGGTGGAGCGGATCGCGCGGGCCGAGTCGCAGGCGAGCGCGGCGCCGAGCGAGCCCACCATCGACTGGTTCGCCAGTGCGCCGATGCTGATCAGCGACCCCGACGCGACCCGGACGACCCTGGCCGCGATCGGCGACCATTTCGGGCCCGAGCGCATCCTGCCGATCCCGGTCGTCAATGCGAGCGAGGACGTCGGCGTGTTCGGCGAGGTGCTCGGCGTCCCCACGGTCTTCTGGTTCTGGGGCGGCCTCGATCCCGCCGTCGCCGGACCGGCCTTCCGCGAAGGTCGAGAGGACGAACTGCCCAGCAACCATTCGCCGTTCTTCGCACCACTCCTCGAGCCGACGCTCAGCACCGGCGTGGAGGCCCTGACCGTCGCCGCGCTGACCTGGCTCGACGACCGACCCGCTGCCGACTGA
- a CDS encoding DUF3376 domain-containing protein, producing MSDHEIRIALVLNGGVSLAVWMGGVTHELDLIRRASGGAEAPKPQPYDAVIADRWRELCRRGEERRRVVVDVIAGTSAGGLNGSLLATAIANGSTLDPDGDDGPWLRQKWVALGSLDVGKLVPAAGVKSPSVLDGTYFLRQVEELLKGVADAGESAAEEPVTLFVTASGLGVQQFEAKDAAGQAFVVPDHRYLYGFTSEDAPTYDGTHRRFTTQQKNGLKDTELLARAARASASFPAAFGPVLETPELAAEPPRMRPQPVESGAWLIDGGVLDNAPFGPVLDVVARRPVNGKATRYVLYVVPSAGIGRASTALPAAKQPSWRVAALSAVQFPREVDFRSDVEQLERLLLEADASWSDTQRLFDRCLAQPAERARLQAAATALQPAYSRGRAAGGVWEAVTIASHDQSTVLDAATALSENEIDDILRTDHPWVPDPDGSTAVLHDDAEGNPSWLWGTGAAERIVRLILRSLRTQVSTAPHEERAELEKRLTAASDCLLKVQAVRDALDVQLAAAHLDLRPAGGAEAVAVGLNDIFEQLQVQRTLGDAFAALVQVIGWDLVDTALEVEIVSRCTSARTPQQRSAPFQFLRLGPDIPLAVLDELQEGSIANQLNDRILYGTQVGHFGAFGAADWRRWDWLMGRLHCVAHLGAMLGADADWIRETQRQVLQAEGWQLTEVAERIERLARDFPVDAGIAALVTMRDELNESPEGRAITKGLADRMVDVSGGLGPQVGNWVKAAAGRKHQPGSWLLRTARWFTEPARQTVWERMVRGAKLTPAPRPTIFQPWLPAATAAVGVVLLVVAAAVDSVLAGLLAGVVLTLSAVLGVITWYVRRARRRIRTWLENRMPEISPGSRNR from the coding sequence ATGAGTGACCACGAGATCCGGATCGCGCTGGTACTGAACGGCGGCGTCAGCCTCGCGGTCTGGATGGGCGGGGTGACGCACGAGCTGGATCTGATCCGCCGCGCGTCGGGCGGTGCGGAGGCACCGAAGCCACAGCCGTACGACGCCGTGATCGCCGACCGCTGGCGCGAGCTGTGCCGGCGGGGCGAGGAACGGCGGCGCGTGGTCGTCGACGTGATCGCCGGGACCAGTGCCGGCGGCCTGAACGGATCGTTGCTCGCGACCGCGATCGCGAACGGGTCGACGCTGGATCCGGACGGCGACGACGGGCCGTGGCTGCGGCAGAAGTGGGTCGCGCTCGGTTCGCTCGACGTCGGCAAGCTCGTCCCGGCCGCGGGCGTGAAGTCGCCGTCGGTGCTCGACGGCACGTACTTCCTGCGGCAGGTCGAGGAGTTGCTCAAAGGAGTTGCCGACGCGGGCGAGAGTGCTGCCGAAGAGCCTGTCACGTTGTTCGTGACCGCGTCCGGTCTGGGCGTGCAGCAGTTCGAGGCGAAGGACGCGGCGGGGCAGGCGTTCGTCGTACCCGACCATCGTTACCTGTACGGGTTCACCAGCGAGGACGCGCCGACGTACGACGGTACGCACCGCAGGTTCACCACCCAGCAGAAGAACGGGCTGAAGGACACCGAACTGCTGGCGCGGGCCGCCCGCGCGTCGGCGTCGTTCCCGGCCGCGTTCGGCCCCGTACTGGAGACGCCGGAGCTGGCCGCGGAACCGCCCCGGATGCGGCCGCAGCCGGTCGAGTCCGGCGCGTGGCTGATCGACGGGGGCGTCCTCGACAACGCCCCGTTCGGCCCGGTACTCGACGTCGTCGCCCGCCGTCCGGTCAACGGCAAGGCGACGCGGTACGTCCTGTACGTCGTACCGTCCGCCGGGATCGGCCGCGCCTCGACGGCGTTGCCTGCCGCGAAGCAGCCGAGTTGGCGAGTGGCCGCGCTCTCCGCGGTGCAGTTCCCGCGCGAGGTCGACTTCCGGTCGGACGTCGAGCAGCTCGAACGCCTGCTGCTGGAGGCGGACGCCTCCTGGTCCGACACCCAGCGGCTCTTCGATCGTTGCCTGGCGCAACCAGCAGAGCGGGCCCGGCTGCAGGCGGCGGCGACGGCGTTGCAGCCGGCGTACTCGCGGGGTCGCGCGGCCGGTGGCGTGTGGGAGGCCGTGACGATCGCGAGTCATGACCAGTCGACCGTGCTGGACGCCGCGACCGCGCTCTCCGAGAACGAGATCGACGACATCCTGCGGACCGATCACCCGTGGGTGCCTGATCCGGACGGGTCGACGGCCGTTCTGCATGACGATGCCGAGGGCAACCCGAGCTGGTTGTGGGGGACCGGTGCGGCCGAGCGAATCGTCCGGCTGATCCTGCGCTCGTTGCGGACCCAGGTCAGCACCGCCCCACACGAGGAGCGTGCCGAGCTGGAGAAGCGGCTGACCGCGGCGAGCGACTGCCTGCTGAAGGTGCAGGCGGTTCGCGACGCCCTCGACGTACAGTTGGCCGCTGCCCATCTCGACCTGCGGCCGGCCGGTGGCGCGGAAGCGGTCGCGGTCGGGCTGAACGACATCTTCGAGCAGTTGCAGGTGCAGCGCACACTCGGCGACGCGTTCGCGGCACTCGTCCAGGTGATCGGGTGGGATCTCGTCGACACTGCGCTCGAGGTGGAGATCGTCTCGAGGTGTACGTCGGCACGCACGCCGCAGCAGCGCAGTGCGCCGTTCCAGTTCCTGCGGCTCGGTCCGGACATCCCGCTCGCGGTCCTCGACGAGCTGCAGGAAGGGTCGATCGCGAACCAGCTCAACGACCGGATCCTGTACGGCACCCAGGTCGGGCACTTCGGCGCGTTCGGTGCGGCCGACTGGCGGCGCTGGGACTGGCTGATGGGCCGCCTGCACTGCGTCGCGCATCTCGGTGCGATGCTCGGCGCGGACGCGGACTGGATCCGCGAGACCCAGCGCCAGGTGCTGCAGGCCGAGGGCTGGCAGCTGACCGAGGTCGCCGAACGGATCGAACGGCTGGCCCGGGACTTCCCGGTCGATGCCGGGATCGCCGCGCTGGTGACGATGCGGGACGAGCTGAACGAGTCGCCCGAGGGCCGTGCGATCACCAAGGGGCTCGCGGACCGGATGGTCGACGTGTCGGGCGGTCTCGGTCCGCAGGTCGGCAACTGGGTCAAGGCGGCCGCGGGCCGCAAGCATCAGCCCGGTTCGTGGCTGCTGCGCACCGCGCGCTGGTTCACCGAGCCGGCGCGGCAGACGGTGTGGGAACGGATGGTCCGCGGCGCCAAACTCACGCCGGCGCCCCGGCCGACGATCTTCCAGCCATGGTTGCCGGCGGCAACAGCAGCTGTTGGTGTGGTGCTGCTGGTCGTCGCGGCGGCAGTGGATTCTGTGCTTGCTGGTCTGTTGGCCGGTGTGGTGCTGACATTGAGTGCTGTCCTCGGCGTGATCACCTGGTACGTCCGCCGCGCCCGCCGCCGGATCCGCACCTGGCTGGAGAACCGGATGCCGGAAATCAGTCCAGGGTCACGAAATCGATGA
- a CDS encoding DUF3097 domain-containing protein: protein MADRYGNDVLAGDWRKPKNGRTVEVEIEKGMVVEEPSSGFVGAIVRWEHGVVDLEDRHGKIRTYPLGPGFWLDGKPVSLKPPKKAGPAKKTRTASGSVAVDNVRAKVARAGRIYVEGRHDAELVEKVWGDDLRIEGVVVEYLEGVDDLVEIVNRFQPGPGRRLGVLVDHLVEGSKESKIAAQVNNRYVLVVGHPFIDIWEAVKPPSVGIKAWPKVPHGQDWKKGVLQAFGWPATDQADVAAAWKHILSKVNSFADLDPALLGRVEELIDFVTLD, encoded by the coding sequence GTGGCTGACAGGTATGGGAACGACGTCCTCGCGGGCGACTGGCGCAAACCCAAGAACGGGCGGACCGTCGAGGTCGAGATCGAGAAGGGCATGGTCGTCGAGGAGCCCAGCTCCGGGTTCGTCGGCGCGATCGTGCGCTGGGAGCACGGCGTCGTCGACCTCGAGGACCGGCACGGGAAGATCCGTACCTACCCGCTCGGCCCGGGGTTCTGGCTGGACGGCAAACCGGTCAGCCTGAAGCCGCCGAAGAAGGCCGGACCGGCGAAGAAGACCCGGACGGCCTCCGGATCGGTGGCCGTGGACAACGTCCGGGCGAAGGTCGCGCGGGCCGGCCGGATCTACGTCGAGGGCCGGCACGACGCCGAGCTGGTCGAGAAGGTCTGGGGCGACGACCTGCGGATCGAGGGCGTCGTGGTCGAGTACCTCGAGGGCGTCGACGACCTGGTCGAGATCGTCAACCGCTTCCAGCCCGGACCCGGCCGGCGGCTCGGCGTCCTCGTCGACCACCTGGTCGAGGGCTCCAAGGAGTCCAAGATCGCGGCCCAGGTGAACAACCGGTACGTGCTCGTGGTCGGGCACCCGTTCATCGACATCTGGGAAGCGGTCAAGCCGCCGTCGGTCGGGATCAAGGCCTGGCCGAAGGTGCCGCACGGGCAGGACTGGAAGAAGGGCGTGCTGCAGGCGTTCGGCTGGCCGGCGACCGACCAGGCCGACGTCGCGGCGGCCTGGAAGCACATTCTGTCGAAGGTGAACAGCTTCGCGGACCTCGACCCGGCGCTGCTCGGCCGGGTCGAGGAACTCATCGATTTCGTGACCCTGGACTGA